In one window of Episyrphus balteatus chromosome 3, idEpiBalt1.1, whole genome shotgun sequence DNA:
- the LOC129916420 gene encoding mitotic spindle assembly checkpoint protein MAD1: MEDIKTNFDKIMAQFNDSVAHVAPKKLTFDYTNDSLSETLPKKRKLSNSLNTSFNKSASNNDSANSIRIASADTSLNASLPPSPWESRRIRADLIEAKARIIKFKQEIERQHKIRQEMETMYDSKVRELTKQCDFSSNKLLDMEKHMTVMRKREQRSKSELTAAKSELNEQKLAYEETIHELQRTNAEIEENARLMQNDLTNELSDYRRHSDKLEMELELVSEELGNLKETLAEHKEKINSYDELQMELEKEKQASNEAKSRVKQLEYEISNYADWKEITKNTQARLASIPDLDKEIDRLKTNNKNLHDVLGDKLLLEEQVHDLKSRLEKYENSKNEAVALQVKLTSLEQEIKEWVKVAQDHCLPNTLVSPIALRSRIEQILQNDIILVSEKSTNQCEKNSIETRMRDLQQQVDMYTKNNESLKSALKHHKSILLRVQKKLMLVAKERDCYKQLLENFEKDLTISNAIEMTNPESQLRCRLDMLEKTLVAYKDMCGNLEKELFAQKSSLEMSSPSCLDSGLNDSYDHFKKEIENLRMENERLKRRKEELELELEHRCLKGDFNIGKYKVVHLSNNPATEAYENANNRLEKLQAEIERLKRRNQKLEEDKEDITGRLNETSNMTVNIKELNTLRAENESLNNKNKKMKDYYRSLNLEFREVCYMLFGYKIDRIMNNNNYKISSMYAETPDDYLNFRLNDSGILDMLETPYSISLKEMMQSQLAAHKSLPAFLSTLTLELFNKVTVAD; this comes from the exons ATGGAagacataaaaacaaatttcgataaaattatGGCACAATTCAATGATAGCGTTGCTCATGTTGCACCCAAAAAACTAACCTTTGATTATACAAATGATTCTTTAAGTGAAACTTTGCCCAAAAAACGTAAACTCTCCAATAGCCTAAACACTTCTTTCAACAAATCAGCTTCCAACAACGACAGTGCAAATTCTATACGCATTGCCAGTGCTGATACATCACTAAATGCATCCCTCCCACCAAGTCCATGGGAGTCGCGACGCATTCGTGCCGATTTAATCGAAGCCAAGGCtagaattattaaatttaaacaagaaATCGAACGTCAACACAAAATACGTCAAGAAATGGAAACAATGTATGATAGTAAAGTTCGTGAACTCACTAAACAATGTGATTTCTCATCCAACAAACTGCTAGACATGGAAAAGCACATGACTGTGATGCGTAAGAGAGAACAACGTTCCAAATCCGAATTGACCGCTGCCAAGAGCGAACTCAATGAACAAAAGTTAGCCTACGAAGAAACCATTCATGAGCTTCAGCGGACTAATGctgaaattgaagaaaatgcCCGACTCATGCAAAATGACTTGACCAATGAATTGAGTGATTATCGACGACATTCAGATAAGCTTGAAATGGAACTCGAATTAGTTTCCGAAGAATTGGGAAACTTAAAAGAGACTCTTGCTGAGCATAAGGAAAAAATCAACTCATACGATGAACTTCAGATGGAATTGGAAAAAGAAAAGCAAGCCAGTAACGAGGCAAAGTCTCGTGTAAAACAACTAGAATATGAGATATCGAATTATGCTGATTGGAAGGAAATTACTAAGAACACTCAAGCTCGTTTGGCAAGCATTCCCGATTTGGACAAAGAGATTGATCGGTTAAAGACAAACAATAAAAATCTTCATGATGTTTTGGGAGATAAACTTTTGTTGGAAGAACAAGTTCATGATTTGAAAAGTCGATTGGAAAAGTATGAAAACTCAAAGAATGAAGCTGTAGCATTGCAAGTTAAACTCACTAGTTTGGAACAAGAGATTAAGGAATGGGTTAAAGTGGCACAAGATCATTGTTTGCCAAATACTTTAGTTAGTCCGATAGCTCTTCGTTCGCGTATTGAACAAATTCTCCAAAATGATATCATTTTGGTATCAGAAAAGAGTACAAATCAATGTGAGAAGAATTCAATTGAAACGCGAATGAGAGATTTGCAACAACAAGTTGATATGTACACTAAAAACAATGAAAGTCTTAAGTCGGCTTTAAAACACCACAAAAGCATTCTACTTCGAGTACAAAAGAAACTAATGTTGGTTGCAAAAGAACGTGattgttataaacaattattggagaattttgaaaaagatttaACAATTTCCAATGCTATTGAGATGACAAATCCCGAATCACAGTTGCGTTGTCGTTTGGATATGTTGGAAAAAACACTAGTTGCTTACAAGGATATGTGTGGTAATTTGGAGAAGGAACTGTTTGCACAGAAATCGAGTTTGGAAATGTCATCACCATCGTGCTTGGATAGTGGGTTGAATGATAGTTATGATCATTTTAAGAAGGAAATTGAGAATTTGCGTATGGAAAATGAGAGATTGAAGAGACGTAAGGAGGAATTGGAGTTGGAATTGGAGCATAGATGTTTGAAGGGGGATTTTAATATTGGAAAGTATAAG GTTGTCCACTTATCAAACAACCCAGCAACAGAAGCATATGAAAATGCTAATAACCGCTTGGAAAAACTCCAAGCCGAAATTGAGCGTCTCAAGCGTCGCaatcaaaaactagaagaggATAAGGAAGATATAACTGGGCGTTTAAATGAAACATCTAATATGACTGTCAATATCAAGGAGTTAAATACTCTCCGGGCAGAAAACGAATCGTTGAACAATAAGAATAAGAAAATGAAAGATTATTATCGTTCATTGAATTTGGAATTTCGTGAAGTTTGTTACATGTTGTTTGGCTACAAAATCGATAGAATTATGAACAATAACAACTATAAGATTTCCAGCATGTACGCTGAAACACCAGATGACTATCTTAATTTCAGACTTAACGATTCGGGTATTCTTGATATGTTGGAAACTCCATATTCAATTTCGCTCAAGGAAATGATGCAATCTCAATTGGCTGCTCATAAATCTCTACCCGCATTCCTTAGCACATTAACGTTGGAACTTTTTAACAAAGTAACTGTTGCTGATTAG